A section of the Desulfovibrio sp. Huiquan2017 genome encodes:
- a CDS encoding transporter substrate-binding domain-containing protein: protein MVTGIMVLPLLVGLLLSAAPASAHESDDPTEGLTYLTEEFRPFNYTENGRPTGLAVILLKQIWQEMGVPEQPIRVMPWARIYDAAQLDRHTMIFSVYRTEEREKSFKWVGPIVQGRLALFALRVRHLAVNSLRDLAGRRIASLRDTAATIKILRVGLAPTYASRAEHAVQLLESGRVDAVAMDIFRFRRATTAMGIPQDTFETVWVLSEDFLYYAFSRDTADPLIARFQRALDAVTRRPLYRNLLNFYIN, encoded by the coding sequence ATGGTCACTGGTATAATGGTCCTGCCCCTGCTGGTCGGGCTCCTTCTGTCGGCAGCGCCCGCCTCGGCGCATGAGTCCGACGACCCCACCGAGGGGCTCACCTACCTGACCGAGGAGTTCAGGCCTTTCAACTATACGGAAAACGGCCGTCCCACCGGCCTTGCCGTGATCCTGCTCAAGCAGATTTGGCAGGAGATGGGCGTACCGGAACAGCCCATCCGGGTCATGCCCTGGGCCCGCATCTACGACGCCGCTCAACTCGACCGGCATACCATGATCTTTTCCGTCTACCGCACCGAGGAACGGGAAAAATCCTTCAAATGGGTCGGGCCCATCGTCCAGGGACGGCTGGCCCTGTTCGCCCTGCGCGTCCGGCATCTCGCCGTCAATTCCCTGCGTGACCTGGCCGGACGGCGGATCGCCTCGCTGCGCGACACCGCCGCCACCATCAAGATACTCAGAGTCGGGCTTGCCCCCACCTACGCCTCCCGCGCCGAACATGCCGTGCAACTGCTCGAATCGGGCCGCGTGGACGCCGTGGCCATGGACATCTTCCGTTTCCGCCGAGCCACGACGGCCATGGGTATTCCGCAGGACACCTTCGAGACCGTCTGGGTCCTGAGCGAAGACTTCCTGTACTACGCCTTCAGCCGGGATACCGCCGACCCCCTCATCGCCCGCTTCCAGCGGGCCCTGGACGCGGTCACCCGGCGGCCGCTCTACCGGAACCTACTCAATTTCTATATAAATTAA
- a CDS encoding transporter substrate-binding domain-containing protein, translating to MHRFPLPAFLLAVILFAAIPAQGNSGADPAENLTYVTEEYWPMNYTRAGRLTGLSVDLLKLAWQEMGVPEQPIHLLPWPRAYDMSRVDSRTVLFAMYRTKGREADFKWVGPIVRGKTEVFTLRSRKLSARSLRDLGGWRLTAVRDVASANILRDAGLPYTGSSSPNTAIRMLERDRVDAVAMDALQFHHFSAQLGLPPGEFKPIMTLCAEPLYYAFAKNTPEALIKRFQRALDAVTRRPVYRRLLKWYLD from the coding sequence ATGCACCGCTTTCCATTGCCCGCGTTCCTGCTCGCCGTCATCCTCTTCGCAGCCATCCCCGCCCAAGGCAACAGCGGCGCCGATCCCGCCGAAAATCTGACTTACGTAACCGAAGAATACTGGCCCATGAACTACACCCGGGCCGGACGGCTCACGGGGTTGTCCGTGGACCTGCTCAAGCTCGCCTGGCAGGAGATGGGCGTGCCGGAACAGCCCATTCACCTGTTGCCCTGGCCCCGGGCGTACGACATGAGCCGCGTCGATTCCCGGACCGTGCTCTTCGCCATGTACCGGACCAAGGGCCGGGAAGCGGACTTCAAGTGGGTCGGTCCCATCGTCCGGGGCAAGACCGAAGTATTCACCCTGCGCTCCAGGAAACTGAGCGCGCGCTCGCTCCGGGATCTCGGCGGATGGCGGCTGACCGCAGTGCGCGACGTGGCCTCGGCCAACATCCTGCGGGATGCGGGACTGCCCTATACCGGCTCCAGCTCGCCGAACACGGCCATCCGCATGCTCGAACGCGACCGGGTGGACGCCGTGGCCATGGACGCCCTCCAATTCCACCACTTCTCCGCCCAACTAGGACTCCCTCCCGGCGAGTTCAAGCCGATCATGACCCTGTGCGCCGAGCCCCTGTACTATGCCTTTGCCAAAAACACCCCGGAAGCCCTGATCAAACGCTTCCAGCGGGCTTTGGACGCCGTCACCCGACGCCCCGTCTACCGGAGGCTGCTCAAGTGGTACCTGGATTGA
- a CDS encoding riboflavin synthase: MFTGLILGMGRIEAAEARGAETRFRIRPLFDLPDIQLGESIAVNGACLTVETFADGWFTCYASRETLSVTSLGFLRPGSTVNLERAMAMGDRFGGHIVAGHVDCLAEVAEVRPEGESRIYRLSFDAAHGRYVIPKGSVTLDGISLTVNDCAPTWLEVNIIPETQKVTTISGWTPGTKVNMETDVIGKYVERMVQPWTGGGEAPQSGGGITMEFLRKNGF, encoded by the coding sequence ATGTTCACCGGATTGATACTCGGCATGGGCCGCATCGAGGCCGCCGAGGCCAGGGGGGCCGAGACGCGCTTCCGCATCCGCCCTCTATTCGACCTGCCCGACATCCAATTGGGCGAATCCATCGCCGTGAACGGCGCGTGCCTGACCGTGGAGACCTTTGCCGACGGCTGGTTCACCTGTTACGCCAGCCGCGAAACCCTGTCCGTCACCAGCCTGGGGTTCCTTCGCCCGGGCAGCACGGTCAACCTGGAGCGGGCCATGGCCATGGGCGACCGCTTCGGCGGGCACATCGTGGCGGGCCATGTGGACTGCCTGGCCGAAGTGGCCGAAGTGCGCCCGGAGGGCGAATCCAGGATATACCGCCTGTCCTTCGACGCGGCACATGGCCGTTACGTCATCCCCAAGGGATCGGTGACCCTGGACGGCATCAGCCTGACCGTCAACGACTGCGCCCCCACCTGGCTGGAGGTGAACATCATCCCCGAGACCCAGAAGGTCACGACCATCTCCGGCTGGACGCCCGGCACCAAGGTCAACATGGAGACCGACGTCATCGGCAAGTATGTGGAGCGGATGGTCCAGCCGTGGACCGGCGGGGGTGAGGCCCCGCAATCCGGCGGCGGGATCACCATGGAGTTTTTGCGGAAGAACGGCTTCTAG
- the leuS gene encoding leucine--tRNA ligase, which translates to MALGKYSPEDIEKKWQAIWKESGCFQVETDPSKPKYYVLEMFPYPSGKIHMGHVRNYSIGDVVARFKTMQGFNVLHPMGWDAFGLPAENAAIKHETHPATWTYQNISEMREQLQRLGYSYDWRREIATCRPEYYKWEQLFFLKFLEKGLAYRKDSPQNWCPTCNTVLANEQVEDGLCWRCDSEVEQKDMEQWFLRITDYADELLQDLEKLEGGWPERVLTMQRNWIGKSYGAELTFQVKGMDETIDVFTTRPDTLFGATFMSVAAEHPLVERLIKDAPNKAEIESFVTNIRNMDRIKRGAEDLEKEGIFTGKYCVNPVTGKDIPIFVANFVLMGYGTGAVMAVPAHDQRDFEFATKYGLHKQVVINPPELHAKGEQLDAADLTEAYSAPGFLIHSGEFDGMPNEDAKKAVVEHLDASGKGKMAVNYRLRDWNVSRQRFWGAPIPIIYCDDCGVVPVPEKDLPVLLPENAQVRKDGKSPLPTMDEFVNCTCPKCGKPARRETDTFDTFFESSWYYMRYCDPRNESEPLGAEHLDYWMNVDQYIGGIEHAILHLLYSRFFTKALRDCGYVKNSEPFANLLTQGMVLKDGGKMSKSKGNVVDPGAMINQYGADATRLFILFASPPVKELEWSDQGIDGAYRFLSRLWRLVEELEDVLTPMTPGSCDKPVSEAAKGLRFKEHDTIRRATRDIENEFQFNTVIAAIMELVNELYQVKDELKSSEPAALSSAIATAVTLLSPVAPHICEELWAALGHTVHMTAQPWPAYDEKALILDEVTMVVQVNGKVRGKFQAPNNAPQAEVEKLATDLENVQKFMEGKTIRKVIVIPNKLVNIVVG; encoded by the coding sequence ATGGCATTAGGCAAATACTCCCCCGAGGACATCGAGAAGAAATGGCAGGCCATCTGGAAGGAGTCCGGCTGCTTCCAGGTGGAGACGGATCCGTCCAAGCCCAAGTACTACGTGCTGGAGATGTTCCCCTATCCGTCCGGCAAGATCCATATGGGCCACGTGCGCAACTACTCCATCGGCGACGTGGTCGCGCGGTTCAAGACCATGCAGGGGTTCAACGTCCTGCATCCCATGGGCTGGGACGCCTTCGGACTGCCCGCCGAGAACGCGGCCATCAAGCACGAGACCCATCCCGCCACCTGGACCTATCAGAACATTTCGGAGATGCGCGAGCAGTTGCAGCGGCTGGGCTATTCCTATGACTGGCGGCGCGAAATCGCCACCTGCCGCCCGGAATACTACAAGTGGGAGCAGCTTTTCTTCCTTAAGTTCCTGGAAAAGGGACTGGCCTACCGCAAGGATTCCCCGCAGAACTGGTGCCCGACCTGCAACACCGTGCTGGCCAACGAACAGGTCGAGGACGGCCTGTGCTGGCGCTGCGATTCCGAGGTGGAGCAGAAGGACATGGAGCAGTGGTTCCTGCGCATCACCGACTACGCCGACGAGCTGCTTCAAGACCTGGAGAAGCTGGAGGGCGGCTGGCCCGAGCGCGTGCTGACCATGCAGCGCAACTGGATCGGCAAGTCCTACGGCGCGGAGTTGACCTTCCAAGTCAAGGGCATGGATGAGACCATCGACGTCTTCACCACTCGGCCCGACACCCTGTTCGGCGCGACCTTCATGTCCGTGGCCGCAGAGCATCCGCTTGTGGAGCGGCTCATCAAGGATGCCCCGAACAAGGCCGAGATCGAATCCTTCGTGACCAACATCCGGAACATGGACCGCATCAAGCGCGGGGCCGAGGATCTGGAGAAGGAAGGCATCTTCACCGGCAAGTACTGCGTCAACCCGGTGACCGGCAAGGATATCCCCATTTTCGTCGCCAACTTCGTGCTCATGGGCTACGGGACCGGCGCGGTCATGGCCGTGCCCGCCCACGACCAGCGCGATTTTGAGTTCGCCACCAAGTACGGTCTGCACAAGCAGGTGGTCATCAATCCCCCCGAGTTGCACGCGAAGGGCGAACAGCTGGACGCGGCCGATCTGACCGAAGCGTATTCCGCCCCCGGTTTCCTGATCCATTCGGGCGAATTCGACGGCATGCCCAACGAAGACGCCAAGAAGGCCGTGGTCGAACATCTGGACGCCTCGGGTAAGGGGAAGATGGCCGTCAACTACCGTCTGCGCGACTGGAACGTCTCCCGTCAGAGGTTCTGGGGCGCGCCCATTCCGATCATTTACTGCGATGACTGCGGCGTGGTCCCGGTGCCGGAAAAGGATCTGCCGGTCCTGCTTCCCGAGAACGCCCAGGTGCGCAAGGACGGCAAATCGCCCCTGCCGACCATGGACGAGTTCGTCAATTGCACCTGCCCGAAGTGCGGCAAACCCGCCCGGCGCGAAACCGATACCTTCGACACCTTTTTCGAGTCTTCCTGGTACTACATGCGCTATTGCGACCCGCGCAACGAGAGCGAGCCGCTGGGCGCGGAGCATCTGGACTACTGGATGAACGTGGACCAGTACATCGGCGGCATCGAACACGCCATCCTGCACCTGCTCTATTCCCGATTCTTCACCAAGGCCCTGCGCGACTGCGGCTACGTCAAAAATAGCGAGCCGTTCGCCAATCTGCTGACCCAGGGCATGGTTCTCAAGGACGGCGGCAAGATGTCCAAGTCCAAGGGCAATGTGGTCGATCCGGGCGCCATGATCAACCAGTACGGGGCGGACGCCACCCGCCTGTTCATCCTGTTCGCTTCCCCGCCGGTCAAGGAGCTGGAGTGGTCCGACCAGGGCATCGACGGCGCGTATCGCTTCCTGTCCCGCCTGTGGCGGCTGGTGGAGGAGCTTGAGGACGTGCTCACGCCCATGACCCCCGGCTCTTGCGACAAGCCCGTTTCCGAAGCGGCCAAGGGGTTGCGCTTCAAGGAGCACGACACCATCCGTCGGGCCACCCGCGACATCGAGAACGAGTTCCAGTTCAACACGGTCATCGCGGCCATCATGGAGTTGGTCAACGAGCTCTATCAGGTCAAGGACGAACTCAAGTCCTCCGAACCCGCGGCTTTGTCCTCGGCCATAGCAACGGCCGTGACCCTGCTTTCCCCGGTTGCTCCGCACATCTGCGAGGAGTTGTGGGCCGCGCTCGGCCACACGGTTCACATGACCGCCCAGCCCTGGCCCGCCTATGACGAAAAGGCCCTGATCCTCGATGAGGTGACCATGGTTGTCCAGGTCAACGGCAAGGTGCGCGGTAAATTCCAAGCCCCGAACAACGCCCCGCAGGCCGAGGTCGAAAAGCTTGCCACGGATTTGGAGAACGTGCAGAAGTTCATGGAGGGCAAGACGATCCGCAAGGTTATTGTCATCCCCAACAAGCTGGTCAACATCGTGGTTGGTTAG
- the nusB gene encoding transcription antitermination factor NusB codes for MASKSKGNRPGIRRVGRTLAFQVLYSTHFLDKENPLDMDTLFDINPMVVEQESETARAFARDLIRGVSVNLRDIDGTIEEHSQHWKIERIAMVELSILRLSLYEMLFTDIPVKAAINEAIELSKTFGDEKSRSFVNGILDGVAKTLKRN; via the coding sequence ATGGCTTCGAAATCAAAGGGCAACAGACCCGGAATTCGCAGGGTGGGGCGCACCCTGGCCTTCCAGGTGCTTTACTCCACCCATTTCCTCGACAAGGAAAATCCCCTGGACATGGATACCCTGTTCGACATCAACCCCATGGTCGTTGAACAGGAGTCCGAGACCGCGCGCGCTTTCGCCCGCGACCTGATCCGGGGCGTCAGCGTGAATCTGCGCGACATCGACGGGACCATCGAGGAACACTCCCAGCATTGGAAGATCGAGCGCATCGCCATGGTGGAGCTGTCCATCCTGCGCCTGTCCCTGTACGAGATGCTGTTCACCGACATCCCGGTCAAGGCGGCCATCAACGAAGCCATCGAGCTGTCCAAGACCTTCGGCGACGAGAAGTCCCGTTCCTTCGTCAACGGCATACTGGACGGCGTGGCCAAGACCCTGAAGCGAAATTGA
- the ribE gene encoding 6,7-dimethyl-8-ribityllumazine synthase, translating to MMSVKTIEGLLDAKGLKIAIVAARFNDFIVDRLISGAVDYLVRHGASEDDLTLIRLPGAFELPLAAQKVARSDKYDGIVVLGAVIRGGTPHFDYVCSECAKGIAHASMESGLPMGFGLLTCDSLDQAIDRAGAKAGNKGVEAASAMLETIRVMEQL from the coding sequence ATCATGTCCGTGAAGACCATCGAAGGGCTGCTGGACGCCAAGGGACTCAAGATCGCCATCGTGGCCGCCCGGTTCAACGACTTCATCGTTGACCGCCTCATTTCCGGGGCCGTGGACTACCTGGTCCGCCACGGCGCGTCCGAGGACGACTTGACCCTGATCCGCCTGCCCGGCGCCTTCGAGTTGCCGCTGGCCGCGCAGAAAGTGGCCCGTTCCGACAAGTACGACGGCATCGTCGTGCTCGGCGCGGTCATTCGCGGCGGCACCCCCCATTTCGACTATGTGTGCAGCGAATGCGCCAAGGGCATCGCCCATGCCTCCATGGAGTCCGGCCTGCCCATGGGCTTCGGTCTGTTGACCTGCGATTCCCTGGACCAGGCCATCGACCGGGCCGGAGCCAAGGCCGGCAACAAGGGCGTGGAAGCCGCGTCCGCCATGCTTGAAACCATCCGCGTGATGGAGCAGCTCTAG
- a CDS encoding bifunctional 3,4-dihydroxy-2-butanone-4-phosphate synthase/GTP cyclohydrolase II yields MSLCKIEEAIEDIRQGRMVIMVDDEDRENEGDLVCAAEAVTPEAINFMATYGRGLICLPMSNDMADALGLELMTKKNESGFGTNFTVSIEAREGVTTGISAKDRATTVLAAVADGVGPEAIVTPGHVFPLRAKDGGVLVRAGQTEGGSDIARLAGFKPAAVICEIMNDDGTMARMPDLEKYAKKHGLKICSVADLIAYRMKFDGKSVTKVGEAHLPTRWGNFESAAFYSEADGKTHIALYMGDIHPDDPTLVRVHSECLTGDVFGSLRCDCGPQLQDAMCMIRNEGKGVLVYMRQEGRGIGLGNKIRAYHLQDQGLDTVEANVKLGFPPDMREYGTGAQILVALGVSKMRLMTNNPKKMIGLEGYGLQVVERVPIEVGACELNERYLRTKRDKMHHLLKVDEK; encoded by the coding sequence ATGTCCCTTTGCAAGATCGAAGAAGCCATTGAGGATATCCGCCAGGGCCGAATGGTCATCATGGTGGATGACGAGGACCGCGAAAACGAGGGCGATCTGGTCTGCGCCGCCGAGGCGGTTACGCCCGAAGCCATTAATTTCATGGCCACTTACGGGCGTGGGCTCATCTGCCTACCCATGTCCAACGATATGGCCGACGCCCTGGGTCTGGAGCTGATGACCAAGAAAAACGAGTCCGGCTTCGGCACCAACTTCACGGTGTCCATCGAGGCGCGCGAGGGCGTTACCACCGGTATTTCGGCCAAGGATCGGGCCACCACCGTGCTGGCCGCCGTGGCCGACGGGGTCGGTCCCGAAGCCATCGTCACCCCGGGCCACGTCTTCCCCCTGCGGGCCAAGGACGGCGGCGTGCTGGTCCGTGCGGGCCAGACCGAGGGCGGCAGCGACATCGCCCGGCTGGCCGGCTTCAAGCCCGCTGCGGTGATCTGCGAGATCATGAACGATGACGGGACAATGGCCCGCATGCCCGACCTGGAGAAGTACGCAAAGAAGCACGGGCTGAAGATCTGCTCCGTGGCCGACCTCATCGCCTACCGCATGAAGTTCGACGGCAAGTCCGTAACCAAGGTGGGCGAAGCGCACCTGCCCACCCGCTGGGGCAATTTCGAGTCCGCGGCGTTTTACTCCGAAGCCGACGGCAAGACCCACATCGCCCTGTACATGGGCGACATCCATCCCGATGACCCTACCCTGGTCAGGGTCCACTCCGAGTGCCTGACCGGCGACGTGTTCGGCTCCCTGCGCTGCGACTGCGGCCCCCAGCTTCAGGACGCCATGTGCATGATCCGCAACGAGGGCAAGGGCGTGCTGGTATATATGCGCCAGGAAGGGCGCGGCATCGGCCTGGGCAACAAGATCCGGGCCTACCACCTGCAGGATCAGGGGCTGGACACCGTGGAGGCCAACGTCAAGCTCGGCTTCCCGCCGGACATGCGCGAGTACGGCACCGGCGCGCAGATCCTGGTGGCGCTCGGCGTTTCCAAGATGCGCTTGATGACCAACAACCCCAAGAAGATGATCGGCCTGGAGGGCTACGGCCTGCAAGTGGTCGAGCGCGTGCCCATCGAAGTCGGCGCGTGCGAGCTCAACGAGCGCTACCTCAGGACCAAGCGCGACAAGATGCACCACCTGCTGAAGGTGGACGAGAAGTAG
- a CDS encoding GGDEF domain-containing protein: MPQTSKARLRNRAWRILLLQCGLSSAAVVLVLLPVFLFRTRAWTLAAPPAAAILVLGITLFCASRSLRLLDGVYDEIAVLTSHDDLTGLLNRRRFFDRLDAEIDRAERYGNNLSLIMVDLDHFKRVNDTFGHPLGDLALAEVARLLAANIRTSDVAARYGGEEFMIILPEADAAQAAQAAEKLRMVVEVNDISLEGPEIKVTISCGVADLASVRPGRGTVRDALVLAADQAMHEAKRNGRNQVLVRVAGRERQLTLV; this comes from the coding sequence ATGCCCCAGACCAGCAAGGCCCGCCTGCGCAACCGGGCGTGGCGGATTCTCCTGCTCCAATGCGGCCTGTCCTCGGCCGCCGTCGTCCTCGTCCTGCTCCCGGTTTTCCTGTTCCGGACCCGCGCCTGGACTCTGGCCGCTCCGCCCGCCGCCGCAATCCTGGTCCTCGGCATCACCCTGTTTTGCGCTTCGAGGTCCCTGCGCCTGCTCGATGGGGTTTACGACGAGATCGCCGTCCTGACCTCTCACGACGACCTGACCGGTCTGCTCAACCGCCGCCGGTTCTTCGACCGGCTGGACGCAGAGATCGACCGCGCCGAGCGGTACGGCAACAACCTTTCCCTGATCATGGTCGATCTGGATCACTTCAAGCGGGTCAACGACACCTTCGGCCACCCGCTGGGCGACCTGGCCCTGGCCGAGGTGGCCCGGCTGCTGGCCGCCAACATCCGCACCTCGGATGTGGCCGCGCGTTACGGCGGCGAGGAGTTCATGATCATCCTGCCCGAAGCGGACGCGGCCCAGGCCGCCCAGGCCGCCGAAAAGCTACGCATGGTCGTGGAGGTCAACGATATCAGCCTGGAGGGGCCGGAGATCAAGGTGACCATATCCTGCGGCGTGGCCGACCTGGCCTCGGTGCGTCCGGGCCGGGGGACCGTGCGGGACGCCCTGGTCCTGGCCGCGGACCAGGCCATGCACGAGGCCAAGCGGAACGGCCGCAATCAGGTACTCGTGCGCGTGGCCGGACGCGAACGCCAGTTGACCCTGGTGTGA
- a CDS encoding glycosyltransferase: protein MLFSIITPTAGNRPNALQNAVASVERAARFAGLESNQLEILVGFDGTRGAAPDCAYPVRTFSLPNDHNRGRGVRDTLLKLSGGDKIVFLDDDNVLKPCSLSRYLRHLDAEMVIGRIDAQLTLGQPWLPVCDDGPLVRPGNLDLLCLCLSRSLVVDRCGGWQYRTAPDSCHRNMAEWHRRARSVTVIEEVVGIFDAGRSLDRAALSSRQAALLDGLAVERGASPVRPAVRRMPSLALA from the coding sequence ATGCTGTTTTCAATCATCACGCCCACGGCCGGAAACCGGCCGAACGCCCTGCAAAACGCGGTGGCATCCGTGGAAAGGGCGGCCCGGTTCGCCGGGCTGGAAAGCAATCAACTGGAAATACTCGTCGGCTTCGACGGCACCCGGGGGGCGGCCCCGGACTGCGCCTACCCGGTGCGGACCTTCAGCCTGCCCAATGACCACAACCGGGGACGGGGGGTGCGCGATACCCTGCTCAAGCTCTCGGGCGGCGATAAAATCGTTTTTTTGGACGACGACAATGTGCTCAAGCCGTGCAGCCTGAGCCGCTACCTCCGTCACTTGGACGCCGAGATGGTCATCGGCCGTATCGACGCCCAGCTTACCCTCGGGCAGCCCTGGCTGCCGGTCTGCGACGACGGCCCCCTGGTCCGGCCGGGCAATCTGGACCTGCTTTGCCTGTGCCTGTCGCGCAGCCTGGTCGTGGACCGTTGCGGCGGCTGGCAATACCGGACCGCCCCGGATTCCTGCCACCGGAACATGGCCGAATGGCACCGCCGGGCGCGCAGCGTGACCGTCATCGAGGAGGTGGTCGGCATCTTTGACGCCGGGCGCAGCCTGGACCGCGCGGCCTTGTCCTCGCGCCAAGCGGCCCTTCTGGATGGACTTGCCGTCGAGCGCGGCGCGTCGCCGGTCCGGCCCGCCGTCCGGCGGATGCCGAGCCTGGCCCTGGCCTGA
- the lptE gene encoding LPS assembly lipoprotein LptE: MPLLRYTSILLLLALAGCGYSFGEGGNSVLKPQFRTLAVGEIENPTTLSWLEPRLRKLLRDELHNRGTITWVDDTAKADALITIIIDRYYRPTAVADKDDRTRLSTAIFRFDAVIRSTTDESELWRSGEIEESWPFDYGNGEKADMEVTRRGIQRLADRMTQDY, from the coding sequence ATGCCCCTGCTGCGATACACGTCGATCCTCCTGCTCCTCGCCCTGGCCGGTTGCGGCTATTCCTTCGGCGAAGGCGGCAATTCCGTGCTCAAACCCCAGTTCCGCACCCTGGCCGTGGGCGAAATCGAGAACCCGACCACCCTGTCCTGGCTCGAACCGCGCCTGCGCAAATTGCTGCGCGACGAACTGCACAACCGGGGGACCATCACCTGGGTGGACGACACGGCCAAGGCCGACGCACTGATCACCATCATCATCGACCGCTACTATCGCCCCACCGCCGTGGCGGACAAGGATGACCGTACCCGGCTCTCCACGGCCATCTTCCGATTCGACGCGGTCATCCGCTCCACCACGGACGAATCCGAGCTCTGGAGATCGGGCGAAATTGAAGAAAGCTGGCCCTTCGACTACGGCAATGGCGAAAAAGCGGACATGGAGGTCACCCGGCGCGGCATCCAGCGGCTGGCTGACCGCATGACCCAGGATTACTAG
- a CDS encoding DNA polymerase III subunit delta: protein MANRPRYLFLVCPDPQLIKGEVDQRLKQSGQDGWETKPFWGDDDDPLPPGFWTDLTIKSLFPQPKALVVRRAHALKADQWDKLDASVRGLSADIYPIFCLEGEWKGKKAPIPPALSRRQLYKKAREEGWVWESAGLDQRSLTDFVKAWAAKAGLTFEPGAGQALTQALPTDAVAARLELDKMELAAGDDKVVRKEHVALVAPTGEMPFFDLMDALGRPGAEASVWKRVIDDHAKSAKDQMLFNLIGFLAGQARMYWLLAHGGKAAGSPYMLKKKAPVAQRLGARGIARMIDLAMEAELSLKTGERKYEEALDMLMAGLIDLFRPKPQTRRY from the coding sequence ATGGCGAACCGGCCCCGATATCTCTTTCTCGTCTGCCCCGACCCTCAACTGATCAAGGGCGAGGTGGACCAGCGCCTCAAGCAGTCCGGCCAGGACGGCTGGGAAACCAAGCCGTTCTGGGGCGATGACGACGATCCCCTGCCCCCGGGCTTCTGGACCGACCTGACCATCAAGTCGCTCTTTCCCCAGCCCAAGGCCCTGGTGGTCCGCCGCGCCCACGCCCTCAAGGCGGACCAGTGGGACAAGCTCGACGCCTCGGTTCGGGGCCTGAGCGCGGACATCTACCCGATCTTCTGCCTCGAAGGGGAATGGAAGGGCAAAAAGGCCCCGATACCGCCCGCCCTGTCCCGCCGCCAGCTCTACAAGAAGGCGCGTGAAGAAGGCTGGGTCTGGGAATCCGCCGGGCTCGACCAGCGTTCCCTGACCGACTTCGTCAAGGCCTGGGCCGCCAAGGCCGGACTGACCTTCGAACCGGGCGCGGGACAGGCCCTGACCCAGGCCCTGCCCACGGACGCCGTGGCCGCCCGCCTGGAGCTGGACAAGATGGAGCTGGCCGCCGGAGACGACAAGGTCGTCCGCAAGGAGCACGTCGCTCTGGTGGCTCCCACCGGCGAGATGCCCTTCTTCGACCTCATGGACGCCCTGGGGCGGCCCGGGGCCGAGGCCTCGGTCTGGAAACGGGTCATCGACGACCACGCCAAGTCCGCCAAGGACCAGATGCTCTTCAACCTCATCGGCTTCCTGGCCGGACAGGCCCGCATGTACTGGCTCCTGGCGCACGGCGGCAAGGCCGCGGGCAGCCCGTATATGCTCAAGAAGAAAGCCCCGGTGGCCCAACGCCTGGGCGCGCGCGGCATCGCCCGCATGATCGACCTGGCCATGGAGGCCGAGCTTTCCCTGAAGACCGGCGAACGCAAGTACGAGGAGGCCCTGGACATGCTCATGGCCGGGTTGATCGACCTCTTCCGGCCCAAACCCCAGACGCGCCGGTACTGA
- the radC gene encoding DNA repair protein RadC yields the protein MSDTPRETPHYIGHRQRLKDRLADNPRGLADYEILELLLALTLPRRDTKPMAKALIERFGSLKESILAEPDQLDGIKGLGPAVQAQWMLLQELHARLGEANARRGQTVSDPDTLARAAMARLGHKDIEEFWAVFLDTKNRVISWERMSKGTTNATAIFPREIAAAALRLSATNIILVHNHPGGGSDPSAEDILLTAKVAEACASLDIAVRDHIIVTDHDYYSFNEFGRL from the coding sequence ATGTCCGACACCCCCAGGGAAACGCCCCACTATATCGGCCACCGGCAACGCCTCAAGGACCGCCTCGCGGACAATCCGCGCGGCCTGGCCGACTATGAAATTCTCGAACTGCTCCTGGCTCTGACCCTGCCCCGCCGCGACACCAAGCCCATGGCCAAGGCGCTCATCGAGCGCTTCGGCTCCCTCAAGGAGTCGATCCTGGCCGAGCCCGACCAACTCGACGGGATCAAGGGACTTGGCCCGGCCGTCCAGGCCCAATGGATGCTGCTCCAGGAACTCCACGCCCGCTTGGGCGAGGCGAATGCCCGGCGCGGCCAGACCGTCAGCGACCCCGACACCCTGGCCCGGGCGGCCATGGCCCGGCTCGGGCACAAGGACATCGAAGAATTCTGGGCGGTCTTCCTGGACACCAAGAACCGGGTCATCAGTTGGGAGCGGATGAGCAAGGGCACCACCAACGCCACCGCCATTTTCCCGCGCGAGATCGCGGCGGCCGCCCTGCGGCTGTCGGCCACCAACATCATCCTCGTCCACAACCACCCGGGGGGCGGCAGCGACCCGTCCGCCGAGGACATCCTGCTCACCGCCAAGGTGGCCGAGGCCTGCGCCAGCCTCGACATCGCCGTGCGCGACCACATCATCGTCACCGATCACGACTACTACAGCTTCAACGAATTCGGGAGGCTCTAG